A single region of the Streptomyces vilmorinianum genome encodes:
- a CDS encoding acyltransferase family protein has translation MGNSGVSARELAAATPATRDRYVDLLRVASLGVVVLGHWLMAVVDGGGQVGNLLAVVPGLQVVTWALQVMPVFFFVGGFSHALAYRSRPRYAAFLRARLQRLLRPTMVFVGVWGIAALVIQLLGGDGGLTGVALRLVTQPLWFIGIYLAMVAFTPPLLTLHERWGWGAFGALVGGAVVVDVVRFAADVPFVEFLNFAFVWLAIHQLGFLRADGMIRLPGVLAGAGLTAAALLVALGPYPLSMVGMPGEKVSNMAPPTLALLAHGLWLVGAVELLKGPGARFTARAGVWHKVVAANGIAMTAFLWHLTAMLGVYGALLALDVRLPAPATAAWWAQAPLRIAAAAVLTALLVAAFRRFEQPAATAPADGSAALPPASGRGDPHLASLAALGVTLALFGVLGLSMVGFGGLLEGHSATLIAVDVTAPAAVGMALAGWLLVERAGRGRNTRMS, from the coding sequence ATGGGAAACAGCGGAGTCAGCGCTCGGGAACTCGCCGCCGCCACCCCCGCGACGCGGGACCGGTACGTCGATCTGTTGCGGGTCGCCTCGCTCGGGGTCGTGGTGCTCGGCCACTGGCTGATGGCCGTGGTCGACGGCGGCGGGCAGGTGGGCAACCTGCTCGCCGTCGTCCCCGGACTGCAGGTGGTGACCTGGGCGCTCCAGGTCATGCCGGTGTTCTTCTTCGTGGGCGGGTTCTCGCACGCCCTGGCCTACCGCTCCCGTCCCCGGTACGCCGCCTTCCTGCGGGCCCGGCTGCAGCGGCTGCTGCGGCCGACGATGGTGTTCGTCGGGGTCTGGGGGATCGCCGCGCTGGTCATCCAGCTTCTCGGCGGGGACGGCGGCCTGACCGGGGTCGCGCTGCGCCTCGTCACCCAGCCGCTGTGGTTCATCGGGATCTACCTCGCGATGGTGGCGTTCACCCCGCCGCTGCTGACGCTGCACGAGCGGTGGGGCTGGGGCGCGTTCGGGGCGCTCGTGGGCGGCGCGGTCGTCGTGGACGTGGTGCGGTTCGCGGCGGACGTCCCCTTCGTCGAGTTCCTGAACTTCGCGTTCGTGTGGCTGGCGATCCATCAGCTCGGCTTCCTGCGGGCCGACGGGATGATCCGCCTGCCCGGCGTCCTCGCCGGGGCCGGCCTCACCGCCGCCGCGCTCCTCGTCGCCCTCGGCCCGTATCCGCTCTCCATGGTCGGGATGCCCGGCGAGAAGGTCTCCAACATGGCCCCGCCCACCCTGGCCCTCCTGGCGCACGGCCTGTGGCTGGTGGGCGCGGTGGAGCTGCTGAAGGGACCGGGGGCCCGGTTCACCGCGCGGGCGGGCGTCTGGCACAAGGTCGTCGCCGCCAACGGGATCGCGATGACCGCGTTCCTGTGGCACCTGACCGCCATGCTCGGCGTGTACGGCGCGCTCCTCGCCCTCGACGTACGGCTGCCCGCGCCCGCGACCGCCGCCTGGTGGGCCCAGGCGCCGCTCCGTATCGCCGCCGCGGCCGTCCTCACCGCCCTGCTCGTCGCCGCCTTCCGCCGCTTCGAACAGCCTGCCGCGACGGCGCCGGCCGACGGCTCCGCCGCCCTTCCCCCAGCCTCCGGCCGGGGGGACCCCCATCTCGCTTCGCTCGCCGCCCTCGGCGTCACCCTGGCCCTCTTCGGTGTCCTTGGCCTGTCCATGGTCGGCTTCGGCGGCCTCCTGGAAGGCCACTCGGCGACGCTGATCGCGGTCGACGTCACCGCCCCGGCGGCGGTGGGGATGGCCCTGGCGGGCTGGCTCCTGGTCGAACGGGCGGGCCGTGGGCGGAACACCCGAATGTCCTGA
- a CDS encoding serine/threonine-protein kinase, translating to MIGRGGMGVVARAVDQLLNREVAVKVLRAYTDASPAELADLRVRMQREAQAAARIRHNGVVTVHDVVEEQGLPVIVMELVDGPSLDDVLTQRGPLDPREAAAIGAKLMDALDAAHRAGVLHRDVKPGNVLLERTGRVVLTDFGIASMDTSGDDAMAKLTQSGQIVGSLDYLPPERAQGQEPGAASDIWSLGMTLYAAVEGASPFRRTSVWSTLAAIVGEPLPEPVRSGPLTPVLRALMAKDPRDRPDAGQARDMLERVASGGTVNLASAAPAPGPVTPPGAFGPAAAPFHQPAPQPAGVAYTPTDPHGGVPQPGGQAGMHAGMQPGVPAGRGSRSETRTTLVRERRRRTRTIAAVAAAAVIAGGGVAYALMNQGGDTGGAGSNAALPAASTPADGDMSGTGGTADGPSSPGDLTSMSPGETRSGAPSEGTDAPKGDDKEPGPTPTSGDDADKPTTSPSAAPETTPSPTAKEPTPVSTACTGWAHSNRSDGYGYLSQNSHLYTGPYADCGWVTPVKDGVKIYYHCYVTNAHGNKWIYARIQGTETEGWVFADKTTGGSGALNRC from the coding sequence ATGATCGGGCGCGGTGGCATGGGAGTGGTCGCCCGTGCGGTGGACCAGCTGCTGAACCGCGAGGTCGCCGTCAAGGTCCTGCGGGCCTACACCGACGCCTCCCCGGCCGAACTGGCCGATCTGCGGGTCCGGATGCAGCGCGAGGCGCAGGCCGCCGCCCGTATCCGGCACAACGGTGTGGTCACCGTGCACGACGTGGTCGAGGAGCAGGGGCTGCCGGTCATCGTCATGGAGCTCGTCGACGGGCCCTCCCTCGACGACGTGCTGACGCAGCGCGGCCCGCTGGACCCGCGCGAGGCGGCCGCGATCGGCGCCAAGCTGATGGACGCGCTCGACGCGGCCCACCGGGCCGGGGTCCTGCACCGCGACGTCAAGCCCGGCAACGTGCTCCTCGAGCGCACCGGCCGGGTCGTGCTCACCGACTTCGGCATCGCCAGCATGGACACCTCCGGCGACGACGCCATGGCCAAGCTGACCCAGAGCGGTCAGATCGTCGGCTCCCTCGACTATCTGCCGCCGGAGCGCGCCCAGGGCCAGGAACCCGGCGCCGCGTCGGACATCTGGTCGCTCGGCATGACGCTGTACGCGGCCGTGGAGGGCGCCTCGCCCTTCCGCCGTACGTCGGTGTGGTCCACGCTGGCGGCGATCGTCGGCGAACCGCTGCCGGAGCCCGTGCGGTCCGGGCCGCTCACCCCGGTGCTGCGGGCGCTGATGGCCAAGGACCCGCGGGACCGGCCGGATGCCGGGCAGGCGCGCGACATGCTGGAGCGCGTCGCCTCGGGCGGGACGGTGAACCTCGCGTCCGCCGCCCCGGCCCCTGGCCCCGTCACCCCGCCCGGTGCCTTCGGTCCTGCCGCCGCGCCGTTCCACCAGCCCGCTCCGCAGCCCGCAGGGGTCGCCTACACGCCGACCGACCCGCACGGCGGTGTCCCGCAGCCGGGCGGGCAGGCGGGGATGCACGCCGGCATGCAGCCCGGCGTACCCGCCGGTCGCGGCAGCCGCTCCGAGACCCGTACGACGCTCGTCCGCGAGCGGCGGCGCCGCACCCGCACCATCGCAGCGGTGGCGGCCGCCGCCGTGATCGCCGGAGGCGGCGTCGCCTACGCCTTGATGAACCAGGGCGGGGACACGGGCGGCGCAGGGTCGAACGCGGCGCTTCCCGCGGCGAGCACCCCGGCCGACGGCGACATGTCCGGTACGGGCGGTACGGCCGACGGCCCGAGTTCCCCGGGGGACCTGACCTCCATGAGCCCCGGCGAGACGCGGTCCGGCGCCCCCTCGGAGGGGACGGACGCTCCCAAGGGCGACGACAAGGAGCCGGGTCCCACGCCGACATCCGGCGACGACGCCGACAAGCCGACCACGAGCCCGTCCGCCGCCCCGGAGACCACACCCAGCCCCACGGCGAAGGAGCCCACCCCGGTGTCGACGGCCTGCACCGGCTGGGCCCACTCGAACCGCAGCGACGGCTACGGCTACCTGTCCCAGAACTCCCACCTCTACACCGGGCCGTACGCGGACTGCGGCTGGGTGACCCCGGTCAAGGACGGCGTGAAGATCTACTACCACTGCTACGTCACCAATGCCCATGGCAACAAGTGGATCTACGCCCGTATCCAGGGCACGGAGACCGAGGGCTGGGTGTTCGCCGACAAGACCACCGGGGGGAGCGGCGCACTCAACCGCTGCTAG
- a CDS encoding ABC-F family ATP-binding cassette domain-containing protein, which translates to MAVNLVNVEAVSKVYGTRALLDGVSLGVSEGDRIGVVGRNGDGKTTLIRMLAKLEEADTGRVTHSGGLRLGVLTQHDSLDPKATVRHEVIGVMADHEWAGSAKIRDVLTGLFGGLDLPGFEHGLDTVIGPLSGGERRRIALAKLLIEDQDLIVLDEPTNHLDVEGISWLAKHLQERRSALVCVTHDRWFLDQVCTRMWDVQRGDVHEYEGGYSDYVFARAERERIAATEETKRQNLMRKELAWLRRGAPARTSKPRYRIEAANELIADVPPPRDTSELMKFANARLGKTVFDLENVTVTAGPKTLLKHLTWQLGPGDRIGLVGVNGAGKTSLLRALANAAVSHGDIQPADGKVVVGKTVRLAYLSQDVTELPATLRVLEAVQQIRDRVDLGKGREMTAGQLCEQFGFSKEKQWTPVGDLSGGERRRLQLLRLLMDEPNVLFLDEPTNDLDIETLTQLEDLLDGWPGSMVVISHDRFFIERTTDRTFALLGDQTLRMLPRGIDEYLERRQKMIEASVPTPAPTQAATQQKPGLSAADARAAKKELQKVERQLDKVSEKEAKLHAQIAENATDFEKVAKLDAELRELAGEREELEMRWLELAEDA; encoded by the coding sequence GTGGCCGTCAACCTGGTCAATGTCGAGGCTGTCAGCAAGGTGTACGGCACCCGTGCCCTGCTCGACGGCGTCTCGCTCGGCGTCTCCGAGGGCGACCGGATCGGCGTCGTGGGACGCAACGGTGACGGCAAGACCACCCTCATCCGGATGCTCGCCAAGCTGGAGGAGGCCGACACCGGCCGCGTCACGCACAGTGGCGGGCTGCGGCTCGGCGTGCTCACGCAGCACGACTCGCTCGACCCGAAGGCCACCGTCCGGCACGAGGTCATCGGGGTCATGGCCGACCACGAGTGGGCCGGCAGCGCCAAGATCCGCGACGTGCTCACCGGGCTCTTCGGCGGGCTCGACCTGCCCGGGTTCGAGCACGGGCTCGACACCGTCATCGGGCCTCTCTCCGGTGGCGAGCGGCGCCGGATCGCGCTCGCCAAGCTCCTCATCGAGGACCAGGACCTGATCGTCCTCGACGAGCCGACGAACCACCTCGACGTCGAGGGAATCTCCTGGCTCGCCAAGCACCTCCAGGAGCGCCGCTCCGCGCTCGTCTGCGTCACCCACGACCGCTGGTTCCTCGACCAGGTCTGCACCCGCATGTGGGACGTGCAGCGCGGAGACGTCCACGAGTACGAGGGCGGCTACTCCGACTACGTCTTCGCCCGCGCCGAGCGCGAGCGCATCGCCGCCACCGAGGAGACCAAGCGGCAGAACCTGATGCGCAAGGAGCTGGCCTGGCTGCGGCGCGGCGCCCCCGCCCGTACCTCCAAGCCCCGCTACCGCATCGAGGCCGCCAACGAGCTGATCGCCGACGTGCCGCCGCCGCGCGACACCTCCGAGCTGATGAAGTTCGCCAACGCCCGGCTCGGCAAGACGGTCTTCGACCTGGAGAACGTCACCGTCACCGCCGGCCCGAAGACACTGCTCAAGCACCTCACCTGGCAGCTCGGGCCCGGCGACCGCATCGGTCTGGTCGGCGTCAACGGCGCCGGCAAGACCTCGCTGCTGCGCGCACTCGCCAACGCGGCCGTCAGCCACGGCGACATCCAGCCCGCCGACGGGAAGGTCGTCGTCGGCAAGACCGTACGGCTCGCCTACCTCTCCCAGGACGTCACCGAACTCCCCGCCACGCTGCGGGTCCTGGAGGCCGTCCAGCAGATCCGCGACCGGGTCGACCTCGGCAAGGGCCGGGAGATGACCGCCGGTCAGCTCTGCGAGCAGTTCGGCTTCTCCAAGGAGAAGCAGTGGACGCCGGTCGGCGACCTGTCCGGTGGCGAGCGGCGCCGCCTCCAGCTGCTGCGCCTGCTGATGGACGAGCCGAACGTCCTCTTCCTCGACGAGCCCACCAACGACCTCGACATCGAGACCCTCACCCAGCTGGAGGACCTCCTCGACGGCTGGCCTGGCTCCATGGTCGTCATCTCCCACGACCGGTTCTTCATCGAGCGGACGACGGACCGGACGTTCGCCCTCCTCGGCGACCAGACGCTGCGGATGCTGCCGCGCGGGATCGACGAGTACCTGGAGCGGCGGCAGAAGATGATCGAGGCGTCGGTGCCGACGCCGGCCCCGACGCAGGCGGCCACGCAGCAGAAGCCGGGTCTGTCCGCCGCCGACGCCCGCGCCGCGAAGAAGGAGCTGCAGAAGGTCGAGCGTCAGCTCGACAAGGTCTCCGAGAAGGAGGCCAAGCTGCACGCACAAATCGCCGAAAACGCCACAGACTTCGAGAAGGTGGCGAAGCTCGACGCGGAGCTGCGGGAACTGGCGGGGGAGCGCGAGGAGTTGGAGATGCGCTGGCTGGAACTGGCCGAGGACGCGTAG
- a CDS encoding PQQ-binding-like beta-propeller repeat protein, translated as MTQPPSNQPPGFGASDPNQGGVPPMPPVPPQAPPAPQTPPPAAPGPYNQPPQPGYGYPQQAPQPGYGYPQQQPGPYGQQPGPYGLGAPPGPQGPGGQPGPYGGYPTQPQYPAAPTPSGGGNPFKGKPGVIIAAAVAGLLVIGGGTWFALSGDEEEKPVAKPTATSGTPKPSESIDQGDGNGDGNGRNGEDDLNAGRKPGEAKVNWLLKNNVDLPRNGADVFGPWVVGDVVAKAMYKGIDGYGLADGASKWHLDLPFEVCAAAPEPGPDGTTVIGVKDKAGDRADCTVLQQVDLKTGKAGWKKALDKGTGFSSLSDITLAISGNTVTAAGTNNSWGFSLSDGKQLFAKPPTGSCQPYAFAGGPKLIAAASCRTGDASKKQEQISEVDPNTGKPRWTFRLSANWEVDKIYSVNPLVVSAQQREEKKWSVFALTADGKLRSNIQGGNDKYAPDCGGSFIIFGRNLQGCVGVAADANTFYMATDSGSYRTANAVVAFDLNTGKQKWRAAAPAERTLTPLGMEGSEVLLYMSPLYDAGGAVATLAPTGGAPKIVLQHPVSTAEIENDYYDASYVYSNGTFVVAAGRVSARNDAEEKETKTMMAFSK; from the coding sequence ATGACCCAGCCGCCCAGCAACCAGCCGCCGGGCTTCGGCGCATCGGACCCGAATCAGGGCGGCGTGCCGCCCATGCCTCCGGTCCCGCCGCAGGCTCCGCCGGCCCCGCAGACGCCGCCGCCCGCCGCGCCCGGTCCCTACAACCAGCCGCCGCAGCCCGGTTACGGCTATCCGCAGCAGGCGCCCCAGCCCGGCTACGGATACCCGCAGCAGCAGCCGGGACCGTACGGCCAGCAGCCCGGCCCCTATGGGCTGGGGGCACCTCCCGGGCCGCAGGGCCCAGGGGGACAGCCGGGCCCCTACGGCGGCTACCCCACCCAGCCCCAGTACCCCGCTGCCCCCACCCCCTCCGGAGGCGGCAACCCCTTCAAGGGCAAGCCCGGCGTCATCATCGCCGCGGCGGTGGCCGGACTCCTCGTCATCGGCGGCGGCACCTGGTTCGCCCTCAGCGGTGACGAGGAGGAGAAGCCGGTCGCGAAGCCGACCGCCACCAGCGGCACCCCGAAGCCGAGCGAGTCCATCGACCAGGGCGACGGCAACGGCGACGGGAACGGCCGCAACGGCGAGGACGACCTCAACGCCGGCCGCAAGCCCGGCGAGGCGAAGGTCAACTGGCTGCTCAAGAACAACGTCGACCTGCCCAGGAACGGCGCCGACGTCTTCGGGCCGTGGGTCGTCGGCGACGTCGTCGCCAAGGCGATGTACAAGGGCATCGACGGCTACGGACTCGCCGACGGCGCCTCGAAGTGGCACCTGGACCTGCCCTTCGAGGTGTGCGCCGCCGCCCCCGAGCCCGGCCCCGACGGCACCACGGTCATCGGCGTCAAGGACAAGGCGGGCGACCGGGCCGACTGCACCGTCCTGCAGCAGGTCGACCTGAAGACCGGCAAGGCGGGCTGGAAGAAGGCCCTCGACAAGGGCACCGGCTTCAGCTCCCTCTCCGACATCACGCTCGCCATCAGCGGCAACACGGTGACGGCGGCCGGCACCAACAACTCGTGGGGCTTCTCGCTGAGCGACGGCAAGCAGCTCTTCGCCAAGCCGCCGACCGGAAGCTGCCAGCCCTACGCCTTCGCGGGCGGGCCCAAGCTGATCGCGGCCGCCAGCTGCCGTACCGGCGACGCGAGCAAGAAGCAGGAGCAGATCAGCGAGGTCGACCCGAACACCGGAAAGCCCCGGTGGACGTTCCGTCTCAGCGCGAACTGGGAGGTCGACAAGATCTACTCGGTGAACCCGCTGGTCGTCTCCGCGCAGCAGCGCGAGGAGAAGAAGTGGTCCGTCTTCGCCCTGACGGCGGACGGCAAGCTCCGCTCGAACATCCAGGGCGGCAACGACAAGTACGCCCCCGACTGCGGCGGCTCGTTCATCATCTTCGGCCGGAACCTGCAGGGTTGCGTCGGTGTCGCCGCCGACGCCAACACCTTCTACATGGCCACCGACTCCGGCAGCTACCGCACGGCCAACGCCGTCGTCGCCTTCGACCTGAACACCGGCAAGCAGAAGTGGCGCGCCGCCGCTCCCGCCGAGCGCACGCTCACGCCGCTGGGCATGGAGGGCTCCGAGGTCCTGCTCTACATGAGTCCGCTGTACGACGCGGGCGGCGCGGTCGCCACGCTCGCCCCGACGGGCGGCGCCCCGAAGATCGTGCTGCAGCACCCGGTGTCGACGGCCGAGATCGAGAACGACTACTACGACGCGTCCTACGTCTACTCCAACGGCACCTTCGTCGTGGCCGCCGGCCGCGTCAGCGCCCGCAACGACGCGGAGGAGAAAGAGACCAAGACGATGATGGCCTTCAGCAAGTGA